The Plasmodium vinckei vinckei genome assembly, chromosome: PVVCY_09 genome includes the window TTAACGTTTTCTACACTAATTACgtttccattttttgtatttaaagAATTGCTACCAGAACTTGCTAATGTACTTTGACCAGGCAGTGGTGTTTGAGATCCTATATTTCCATCAGTAGGTGCAATTTGTTGATCTGAACTTTTGGAAATATGTATAAGGATAGGTTGCGAATCGATTGGTTTTGGTGATGATGGATCTGGTGAAGTTTGTAGTGGTGATGGAGATGGCGGTAGAGATGGTGGTGGTGGATTTATTGGTTGTTTCGGATTTGTTTGTGACTGATTAGATGTATCCACCCCACCCCCTAAACTATTGGGTCCAGATTTGTTATCACCTAATTGAGAAGTGCCGAATGGATTCAATTGGATAGTTATACTATTAACAGCACCACTAATATAATCAGTAGATCTAGTATAAGTATCTTTTACAGTGGACACAACGCTACCATAAGTATTTTTTGCAATGTCCACagttttattataagtATCTTGCGCAATGATCATAGCACTATTATATGCACTACTGACTTGGTTAGTGGCACTTGTTAAAATATCCTTTGAAGATTGATATATACCGGAAACATTAGGCATATAACTCATAAGATTGATATTCATTCCCCAATTACTTGGCAAGTATCCATTGGGTGCTCCTGATGGATGTGCTGGAACCTGATCCCCTGATTCCTTTGCCCCATCACCTGAACCTCCTTGATTACTTGAACCCCCTTGACTGTCTGATCCACCAGGTGATCCTCTTTGATCACTTTGTCCACCACTTGTATCTCCAGTTTCACTACCTGATCCACCACCTGTACTTCCTGATTCTCCTTTTGTGCCTCCTTTCTCACCACCTTTACTATCCGAATTTCCTTTCTGAGTGCCTGAATCCTTTGTTCCACTTTGAGGACTTGTCTCTGATTTTTGAGATGCTGATAGTGGCTCTGGTTTGGATTGTACTGTCGGTGTGTCTTTtgatatatcttttttcaCCTGTTCCACAAATTCATGATATGAATTAACACATTTTTGAGTATGAAAATCAGTTATATTATCAGAATCATTCGGAAACCTTTGATTCCAATCTGATGGAGTTAGATCTATAAGAGAGACAGTCGAAGCATtcaatacattttttaatagttCTTTTGaactttttatttgggAGGGAATATTAGCTTTTTTAATAGTATCACTTATAATAGCGGTTCTTCTAGCAGCGGCTTTTCTAATATTGTCTTTTAAATCATTGTCTCTTTTAATAGCATCATTTCTAATAccatcatatatattttttaagaactttaataaatgaaaatatgaataacaATCTTTAATATCTTTATAAATACTTGTAAATTTCTGGTGGCATTTTTTGGACATCGTTCCAATTTCCCTGCTGTTCGGGTTTTTTCCATATTCAATAACTATATTGCATATACAATTGAGTAAGTTATACAATTCACTCATATACCAAACATTAGCTAATTTATATTCCTTTTTACTACCTACAATGTTccaatatttaaaatttcctGTATAATTatctaaataatttttataagatTCTTCCAGTATTGCAGTTTTGTCGTTTTCTAgcttatataatttatcgCCTAGCCACATCATGAAAATTTCAATATGCCGGTTACCATTATCCCCCTCTCCTTTAAAAACATTAGCAATATTAACCaatttgttatataaatatccTCCCAAAGCGTTAATTCTttcattgttatttttacaacCGGGAAGCTCTTTAGCTTCTTTATCATAAGGGCATTTATATTGGAAATAACTCTTATTAGAATCAAATTTGCCCTCATCAACAACtccattattaa containing:
- a CDS encoding PIR protein CIR protein; its protein translation is MAIKACELLREVDAYFNNGVVDEGKFDSNKSYFQYKCPYDKEAKELPGCKNNNERINALGGYLYNKLVNIANVFKGEGDNGNRHIEIFMMWLGDKLYKLENDKTAILEESYKNYLDNYTGNFKYWNIVGSKKEYKLANVWYMSELYNLLNCICNIVIEYGKNPNSREIGTMSKKCHQKFTSIYKDIKDCYSYFHLLKFLKNIYDGIRNDAIKRDNDLKDNIRKAAARRTAIISDTIKKANIPSQIKSSKELLKNVLNASTVSLIDLTPSDWNQRFPNDSDNITDFHTQKCVNSYHEFVEQVKKDISKDTPTVQSKPEPLSASQKSETSPQSGTKDSGTQKGNSDSKGGEKGGTKGESGSTGGGSGSETGDTSGGQSDQRGSPGGSDSQGGSSNQGGSGDGAKESGDQVPAHPSGAPNGYLPSNWGMNINLMSYMPNVSGIYQSSKDILTSATNQVSSAYNSAMIIAQDTYNKTVDIAKNTYGSVVSTVKDTYTRSTDYISGAVNSITIQLNPFGTSQLGDNKSGPNSLGGGVDTSNQSQTNPKQPINPPPPSLPPSPSPLQTSPDPSSPKPIDSQPILIHISKSSDQQIAPTDGNIGSQTPLPGQSTLASSGSNSLNTKNGNVISVENVKVKENSSIWCIAQNKKYDILGIGIISISIFAFLAIMYKYLSLGCTTKSKRKKSVKKVINSIGGKRPIQIIIKSYDRSKDLKPIINSVGRKKDSLLNIYKFMQADPIPFINLFFLLIFFVYKRQLNYLEL